The Sphingomonas sp. HF-S4 sequence TGATGCAGCTCGGCAAGGCGCGGATTGCCAAGCGCGACTTCGTCGGCGCGGAAACTGCGTTGGTCGAATCGGAAACGCTGGCGGCGCGATACCTTGGGCCGATGGCGTTGCCGACGATCGTCATCAAGCTGGCTCTGGCGCAGACCAGCGCCGAGCGCGGCGACGTTCCGGCAGCGCAGGTCAAGCTGGCCGAGGCGATGAAGGCACTAGCGCCAATGCCGACGCCCAACCCACTCACCGGCCAGGCGGCGCTGACCGAGGCGGTAGTGGCGCTCAAGGCAGGGCGGAAGGGAGAGGCGCAGGCTGCCGCGGCGCGCGCCCGCACGAGCTTTGCGGCGATGGGCCCGTCGGGAAGCTTCGGGCTGACCGCGATCACGGCGATCGAGCAGCGGATCGCGGCGCTGCGGTAAATCCGCTTAATCCGCCACCGCCAGCCCACTGTAGAGGATCGCGCGTGCCTGCACCCAGAGGCGGCGCACGGTGCGGTCGGTGACGCCGAGCACAAAGCCGGTCTCGCGCTCGTCGAGCCCGGCGAAGAAGCGGCAATCGACCACTTGTGCGAGCCGCGGATCGGCGACTGCGAGGCGGCGCATCGCATCGCCCAGCCCGGCGAGTTCCGCGTCGTCCGCCGCGGTCGCAGCCTGCGATTCGATCGCGCGGGTATAGCCATGCACTTCGGCGGCGCGCTTGCCCGCCAGCCGCGCGCGCGCCGCGTCGATCATGATGTGGCGCATCGCCGTCGCCGCGCAGCCAAGGAAGTGGCGGTCGCTGTCCCAATCGGTGCGCTGGCGGATCTTGAGATAGGCCTCGCTGATCAGCGCAGTCGCTTGGATCGTGTTGGGGCTGCCCGCGCGGCGATGCTCGCGCTGCGCGATGCGGTGCAGTTCGTCGTAGAGAACACGAATCAGCTCTTCGGACGACTGCATTCCAGCAACATCCCAGCCATATTTCACAACGGCAAGTGCAAAGTCGTGCATGTGCGCGGATCGGCATGTCCGCTTCGCCGCGCCGCGCCCGTCTAGCGTGGCGAGGTTTCCGCTAGGGGAGGACGAAGATGCGACATGCGATGGCTATCTGCACGGCATTGGGGCTGGGACTGGCGCTGGCCGGCTGCGGGGGCGGCACCACGCCCGACGACGTCCCGAGCACGACCGTGGAGGCGGCCGCCGATCCGGATCCGTGCAGCCTGATGACCGGGGAAGAAATGACCGCGATCACTACCGACCGGGTGACCGCTACCCGCCGTGACGGCGTATCGTGCACCTATCGCAGCGCGCCCGATGACGGCGTCCAGGTCACCGTGCGCGCGAGCGGCGGCGCCAAGGCGATGGAAGTCGTCCACCGGACCACCGAGATGCTCGGCGGAATGGGCGGCGCCATCGCCGACCAGGGTGGCGCGGGTGCCGATGTCGCCGGGATGCTCAAGAAGGACATGTCCGCCGCCCCCAAGCTCGGCGACGAAGCGGCCTGGGGAGCGAACGACACGCTGTCGGTACGCAAGGGCGACGGTTTCGTCGAAGTGACGCCGCCGCTGATGCACGATCCGGCTAATCACAGCGGCTACCCGCTGATCGGCAAGGCGGAGAAGCGCAAGATCGCCGAGGCGGTGGCGGCGAAATTGCTCGCCAAGCTGCCGCACTAAGCACCGGTTCGGCGCAGCCCGTCGACGCCCGCTCGCCACCACGCGATCCGCTCAATCGCGCGCCGCGCCGATCCGGGACACGCCGATCGAGGCGGGATCGCCGATGTCGATCGGGACCAGCCCGAACTTCATCCGCCACGGCGCGGTCGGATCGTTGCCGAACATCGTATACCAATAGCGGCCCTGCTTGTCGGCGAAGGCAGTGCCATGCCCGCCGTGCGGCGCGCCCATCCGGCGCTGGCTGTACGGGCCGAACAGCGTCTTCGAGGTGCCGTACATCATGTCGTAGGTGCCGTGGGTCCGCAGCGGTCCGTGCCATTCGGCGCCGGTTAGGAAATAGACGCCGTTCACCTTGATGAGGCCGTTGCCTTCATAGCCGACATGGTCGCCGTCTACATCGACCAGCTTGCGCACCGGGCCGTCGAAGCCGTCGCCCTTGGCGTTGAGCTTGGCGATGTTGCCGCCCCCCCACAGGAAATAGAGCCCGTCGTCATCTTCGAACGGGAAGCCGTCGATCCCGTCGACCAGATAGCTCTTGGTGACATTGGCATAGGGGCCCTCGGCCCTGCCACTGGTCGAACGATAGAGCCAGGTCTTGCCGCCGACCCCGCGCTCCATCACCGAGAATGCGAGATAATAGGTCTTGTCGCGTTCGACCCATTTGATCTCGGGCGCCCAGAGCTCGGCGATGTTCTTGCCGAAATCATAGCCCATGCCTTCCCAGCGCCAGACGAAGCCGGCGTCAGACCAGGTCTTCAAGTCGGTCGAGCGCCACAGCTTCACCCCGCCCTCGGGCCGGTGATAGCCGTAGCCGTCGAGCGTGCCGACGAGATAGTAATAGCCGTCGCCGCCGAGCGTTACCGACGGATCGCGCATGGTCTCGCTGGTGATCAGCGCCTTCCGCGCGGCGACCGCGCTGTCCTCGGTGATCACCGAGGCGGCCTGGCGCAGCCGGCCATCGGGCGCGCGCTCGAGCGGGACCAGCCCGACCTGCTCGCAGAACAGCGCGAAGCCGTCGTCGCATTTGGGGTTGTACGCCGCGGCGAGCCTGCCCTCGCCGAGCTTGACCAGCGACGCGCGGCCGGCATGCGGCACGGCGAGCGCGCGCATGCTGAACGGGCCATAGGGCGTCGGGCCCTCGGCGACGAACAGGTCCTCGGTCGCGGTGCGCATCCGGCCGGTGACTTCGCTCGCGGCGAGGACGTATTTGTCGCCGTCGCGAACCATCGTTGCGTCGCTGCGGCCGACGCGCGTGCGAACGGGCCAGTCCTTGCCGACCGGCGGGTGCTTGGCGAATTGCGCCTGGTCGGGCTTGAGGAAGCGCGGTGCCTCGGCGAGCTTCTGGAACCCTAGGGCAAGCTTCGCGATGTAGCCACCGCCCCAGAGCAGATAGCCCGGCCCGTCGCCGTCGACGAACAGCGATGCGTCTGGCACGTCCTCGACCAGGCACGGCGAGGCCGCGAAAGCACCGCCGGGCGTGGTGCCGATCGCGATACGCGCGCAGCCTGTCTTGTCGGAGAAGGCGAGGTAGAGCTTGCCCCCGGCGACGGTAACCGAGGGCGCGAGATAGCGCTCGGATATGTCGCCCGGCGCGATGCCGTTGCCCGCGATCTTGGCAGGCCCCCAGTTCGTCCACGCCTTGCCGTCCTTCGACGTCCACAGTTCGACACCGTGGCGCGGCGCGTTACGCAGGCTCGTGCCGGTGAGGATCCAGCCGCCATCCGCGGTGCGCGCGACCGAGGCATCACCGATCGGCCGCTCCGAGAAGAGCGACGCGACCGGCTTGGCGTCCGGCCCCGGCATCACCGTGGCGTTGCGGTCCATCGAGGGATGATCGGCGAAGATATCATCGGCGACGCCCTTGGCGGGGGCCTGGGCAGCGGCCGGCATCGCGAGCAGCGAGGCCAGCGCAGGGATCAGCAGCGAACGGTGCATGGTCATTTCTTCTGCAATGCCTCGAAGTCGTCGATCCACGCATAGTTCGCCGCGGCGCTGCCGTCCGCGTTCTTGCGCACCGTCGCGGGGGCGAACACGCTGTTGAGCAGCCACGGCACCTTCTTGGGTCCCCACTCTGCCGACATCGAACTGCCCTGCTTGAAGCCATAGGTCGCCACCGCGAGCCGGCCGGTGTCGCGGAAACGCTTCATCTGGTTGGCGAGATAATGCTTCCGGCTCTCAAACCACGGGCTCTGCGCCAGGAAATCATCCCATTGGGCCTTGGGGAACGGGGTCTCGAGCGCTGCCTTAATGATCTGCCAGTTCTGCGCGGTGCGCGGCGCGCCGTACTTGTCGGCAAAGGCGGCGGGCACCGGCTTTTCCATGTTCGCCTGCCACCACCAGACCAGCGAGAATTCGGTGACGATGAAGGTCTGCTCGGGGCGCATCCGCGGCAGGATATAGTCGAGGAAGGGCTTCGATTCCTCGATCGCGCGCATATGCGGGTGGATGTTGACCCCATCGATATCGGGCGTCGCCTTTACGAAGGCGAGCCAGCGCTCGGTCGCCTTGGTCTGCCAGGCGGGGCGCTCCATATGGTTGAGCGCGCCCATATAGAGCCGCGTCTTGCACGCGCCCGGGCAATGCGCCGTACGATAGGCGATCACCCGCTGGGCGAGGCCTTCGTAGAACGCGTTGAAATTGTCGTTCCAGTCCTCCTTCCGGCTCTCGATGAAGGGCTCGTTGCCGATCACCAGCATGTCGACCTTGCCCATCACCAGCGGCAGCACTGCATCGGTGCGCGCGATCTGTTTGTCATATTCGGCGCTGCCGAACTTGGGGAAGGCGACCCGGTTGTACGGATATTTGAGCGTCAGGATCGTCTTGTAACCGCGCGCGCGGGCCTCGAGGATGGTCTTGACCGCGCCGTGCTCCGCGGCACCCGCGCGATCGACCTGCGGCATCGGCAGGAAGATCCGGACCCACTTGGCATCGGCCTTTTCGAGATCGCGATAATCCACGTCCTCGAAATGCTCGTTATAGTTGGCGCCGATCGCGCCCTGCGCCAGCGCCGGGCCGGCACTGGCGAGCAGCGCCGCGCAGAGAATCAACAGCTTCCGCATCGCTTCACTCCCCTTGGTCACGGACGGCTGCGGCCGCCCTTTTCTATTCTGTCGAGCCAGGCGGCGAGCATGCGCGCGCGATCGGACAGCTTGGCAGTCAGATCGACGGTTTCGCCGGGATCACGCGCGAGATCGTAGAGCTGGTCGCGTGGACTCGTGCCGATCGCGTTGCCGTGGAATTCGTGCGGGGCGACGCTGCCACGGATAAGCTTCCAGTCGCCGGCGCGGATCGCGAGGATGCGCTCGCCGCTGCTCGCCACCGTCGTGCCGGTGGTGACCATCAGCTTGGTGTCCTCGATCACATGGTCGCGCCCTCGCCCGGCCTTGCCGAGCAGCGCGTCGAGCATGTCGAGGCTGTCGACCGCCACGTCGCGCGGTAAGGGTTCGCCGACCAGCGCGGCCAAGGACGCGACCAGATCGACATGATCGACCAGCGCGCGCGAGACCTGCCCCGCGCGGACCTGACCGGGCCAGCAGGTGATCATCGGCACGCGGGTGCCACCTTCGTAGATCGCATATTTGCCGCTGCGATACGGCCCGGCCGGCTGGTGGTCGCCTGCCAGCTCGACTGCCTGGTCCTGATAGCCGTCAAACAGGATCGGGCCATTGTCGCTGCTGAAGACGATCAGCGTATCGTCGGCGATGCCCAGCGCGTCGAGCGTTGCCGTCAGCTGGCCCACCATCCAGTCGAGCTGAAGGATCGTGTCGCCGCGCGCGCCCATCCCGGACTTGCCGGCGAAGCGCGGATGCGGCGCGCGCGGCACGTGCGGCTCGTTGACCGCGAAATAGAGGAAGAAGGGGGCGTCCTTGTGCTGCTCGATATAGGTCGTCGCCTTGGCGAGCAGAAGGTCGCTCAGATCCTCGTCCTTCCAGCGCGCCGCCTTGCCCCCGGTCATGAAACCGATCCGCCCGATGCCATTGACGATCGCGTTCGAATGCTCGGCATCGCCGGCGACGTGGAGCTGGTCGGGGTTGTCGGCGCCGGTCGGCTCGTCGCCGATCCTTGTCTTGTAGTCCACTGCGATCGGATCGGCGGGATCGAGGTTCACGACGCGACGATTTTCGATCAGCACCGTCGGCACGCGATCGAGCGTGGCGGGCATGAAGAAACCATAATCGAAGCCGATGTCGAGCGGCCCGGGCGCGATCTCGCCGTTCCAGTCGACGGTGCCGTCGCCGAGCCCGAGATGCCATTTTCCCACCAGACCGGTGGCATAGCCCGCGCGCTTGAGCATCGCGGGCAGCGTGAACTTGCCGGGAGGGATCAGTGCGGGCGCGTCACCCGGCAGGATCTGGGTGCCCGAGGCGCGCCAGGCATAATCGCCCGTGAGCAAGGCATAGCGGGAAGGCGTGCAGGTCGCCGAGGGCGAATGCGCGTTCTCGAAGCGGGTGCCGCGCGCGGCGAGGCGGTCGAGATGGGGGGTACGCAGCCGCGTGGCACCGTAGCAGCTCAGATCGCCATATCCGAGATCGTCGGCATAGATGAGCAGGATGTTGGGGTTCTGCGGCGCGAAGGGCGCTGCGCGGGCATGCTGCGCCACCAGCGCGGCCGCGCCTGCCAGCAGAACTCTGCGGCGAGTGATCGCAGCCTTCACGCCCCTCTCCCCAAGCAAATCTTGTCGAAGGGCTAGAACGTGCCCTGTTGCAAACACGGATTAATATGATAATTAAAGCTCGTCAATTGTCATAACAATAACGGGGGAGGGTCTGGGAATGGCCAATCGTGATTTGGGTGCACTGCTGGTTTCGACGTCCGCATTCGCGCTGGTCCTGACACCGCTGAGCTCCGCGGCGCAGGACGTGCCCGAGGCGGAAACGGCGCGAGTCGAAGACGCTGGTGGCGAACATGACATCGTCGTCACCGCGATCCGCCAGAGCCTCGAGACCGCGCAGGCGATCAAGCAGGATGCCGACGAGATCGTCGA is a genomic window containing:
- a CDS encoding ECF-type sigma factor, with amino-acid sequence MQSSEELIRVLYDELHRIAQREHRRAGSPNTIQATALISEAYLKIRQRTDWDSDRHFLGCAATAMRHIMIDAARARLAGKRAAEVHGYTRAIESQAATAADDAELAGLGDAMRRLAVADPRLAQVVDCRFFAGLDERETGFVLGVTDRTVRRLWVQARAILYSGLAVAD
- a CDS encoding family 43 glycosylhydrolase, which encodes MHRSLLIPALASLLAMPAAAQAPAKGVADDIFADHPSMDRNATVMPGPDAKPVASLFSERPIGDASVARTADGGWILTGTSLRNAPRHGVELWTSKDGKAWTNWGPAKIAGNGIAPGDISERYLAPSVTVAGGKLYLAFSDKTGCARIAIGTTPGGAFAASPCLVEDVPDASLFVDGDGPGYLLWGGGYIAKLALGFQKLAEAPRFLKPDQAQFAKHPPVGKDWPVRTRVGRSDATMVRDGDKYVLAASEVTGRMRTATEDLFVAEGPTPYGPFSMRALAVPHAGRASLVKLGEGRLAAAYNPKCDDGFALFCEQVGLVPLERAPDGRLRQAASVITEDSAVAARKALITSETMRDPSVTLGGDGYYYLVGTLDGYGYHRPEGGVKLWRSTDLKTWSDAGFVWRWEGMGYDFGKNIAELWAPEIKWVERDKTYYLAFSVMERGVGGKTWLYRSTSGRAEGPYANVTKSYLVDGIDGFPFEDDDGLYFLWGGGNIAKLNAKGDGFDGPVRKLVDVDGDHVGYEGNGLIKVNGVYFLTGAEWHGPLRTHGTYDMMYGTSKTLFGPYSQRRMGAPHGGHGTAFADKQGRYWYTMFGNDPTAPWRMKFGLVPIDIGDPASIGVSRIGAARD
- a CDS encoding sulfatase family protein, translating into MKAAITRRRVLLAGAAALVAQHARAAPFAPQNPNILLIYADDLGYGDLSCYGATRLRTPHLDRLAARGTRFENAHSPSATCTPSRYALLTGDYAWRASGTQILPGDAPALIPPGKFTLPAMLKRAGYATGLVGKWHLGLGDGTVDWNGEIAPGPLDIGFDYGFFMPATLDRVPTVLIENRRVVNLDPADPIAVDYKTRIGDEPTGADNPDQLHVAGDAEHSNAIVNGIGRIGFMTGGKAARWKDEDLSDLLLAKATTYIEQHKDAPFFLYFAVNEPHVPRAPHPRFAGKSGMGARGDTILQLDWMVGQLTATLDALGIADDTLIVFSSDNGPILFDGYQDQAVELAGDHQPAGPYRSGKYAIYEGGTRVPMITCWPGQVRAGQVSRALVDHVDLVASLAALVGEPLPRDVAVDSLDMLDALLGKAGRGRDHVIEDTKLMVTTGTTVASSGERILAIRAGDWKLIRGSVAPHEFHGNAIGTSPRDQLYDLARDPGETVDLTAKLSDRARMLAAWLDRIEKGGRSRP